One stretch of Saccharopolyspora erythraea DNA includes these proteins:
- a CDS encoding response regulator codes for MIRVAVADDQVLIRLGLRVLLDAEPDMELVGEAADGGEAVELVRREHPDVVLMDVRMPVLDGIEALRTLTADERLAGTRVVMLTTFELDEYVFESLRAGASGFLIKDTDPAELLRAVRVVAAGESLLSPAVTRRLIDEFTAKPASGGRPHPALGSLTQREREIVSLVAEGLSNEEIADRLVVSPATARTHVSRAMIKLHARDRAQLVVIAYQSGLAGGAR; via the coding sequence ATGATCCGGGTCGCGGTCGCCGACGACCAGGTGCTCATCCGGCTCGGGCTGCGCGTGCTGCTCGACGCCGAGCCCGACATGGAGCTGGTGGGCGAGGCCGCCGACGGCGGCGAGGCGGTCGAGCTCGTCCGGCGGGAACACCCCGACGTCGTGCTGATGGACGTGCGGATGCCGGTGCTCGACGGCATCGAGGCGTTGCGCACGCTCACCGCCGACGAGCGGCTGGCCGGTACCCGGGTCGTCATGCTCACCACTTTCGAACTGGACGAGTACGTGTTCGAGTCTCTGCGCGCTGGGGCCAGCGGATTCCTGATCAAGGACACCGACCCTGCCGAGCTGCTGCGGGCGGTCCGCGTGGTGGCGGCGGGGGAGTCGCTGCTGTCACCGGCGGTCACGCGCAGGCTGATCGACGAGTTCACTGCGAAGCCGGCCTCCGGCGGGCGCCCGCACCCGGCGCTGGGCAGCCTGACCCAGCGGGAGCGCGAGATCGTGTCGCTGGTCGCGGAGGGACTGTCCAACGAGGAGATCGCGGACCGGCTCGTGGTGAGCCCGGCGACCGCCCGCACTCACGTCAGCCGCGCGATGATCAAGCTGCACGCCCGCGACCGCGCACAGCTGGTCGTCATCGCATACCAGTCCGGTCTGGCCGGCGGCGCCCGCTGA
- a CDS encoding MFS transporter, with protein sequence MAALALTSLSTFGAMLAYSGPLGNAATVTAALAATPGATMWILSSMSTGLAVSLLTAGALADQSGRRRVFELGAWVFTAGSAVCATAATATQFVIGRLVEGVGAAGLIATGLGLVAGVAGDAGARSVSASWWGASMGLGIALGPLLTGLLDLADLWRAPYWLLAAFGVGIAIAARRCFPKTAVIPGRRLDLLGAALMTSGLGLLLVALVEGRQGGLTPALICAGGAAVALVAFAVSQLRSRSPMVELALFRRGDFVAATVAATATGAGVIALMSYACTFLVTSMGMSTLWASATLALWSGASAVSAVLSRRLAARLTGTAQLAIGLAVTGVGLLLLTGLETGSTAGQLVPGLLLAGVATGVLNSGLGRQATATVPPDRAAVGVGMNNTTRYVGASIGVTVVAVLASSPGDDIAGRLSGWNHVAVLTGILSLAGAAIVLTLSRLAPGRNRG encoded by the coding sequence GTGGCGGCGCTCGCGCTGACGTCGCTGAGCACGTTCGGGGCCATGCTGGCCTACTCGGGTCCGTTGGGGAACGCGGCGACGGTCACCGCCGCGCTGGCCGCCACGCCGGGAGCCACCATGTGGATCCTCAGCTCGATGAGCACCGGCCTCGCGGTGAGCCTGCTGACGGCGGGAGCGCTGGCCGACCAGTCCGGCCGCCGGAGGGTCTTCGAGCTCGGTGCATGGGTCTTCACGGCAGGTTCCGCGGTGTGCGCCACCGCGGCCACGGCGACGCAGTTCGTCATCGGGCGACTCGTCGAAGGTGTTGGGGCGGCGGGTCTGATCGCCACCGGGCTGGGACTCGTGGCCGGGGTGGCCGGCGATGCCGGAGCCAGATCGGTCTCGGCCAGTTGGTGGGGAGCCAGCATGGGGCTGGGCATCGCGCTCGGCCCGCTGCTGACGGGATTGCTCGATCTCGCCGACCTGTGGCGCGCGCCCTACTGGCTGCTCGCCGCGTTCGGGGTGGGCATCGCCATCGCCGCGCGGCGGTGCTTTCCCAAGACGGCGGTGATTCCGGGCAGGCGCCTGGATCTGCTCGGTGCCGCGTTGATGACCAGCGGGCTGGGGCTGTTGCTGGTCGCACTGGTCGAAGGGCGCCAAGGTGGCCTCACCCCGGCCCTGATCTGCGCCGGTGGCGCGGCGGTCGCGTTGGTGGCTTTCGCCGTCAGCCAGCTCCGGAGCCGGTCGCCCATGGTGGAACTCGCGCTGTTCCGCCGAGGTGACTTCGTGGCCGCCACGGTGGCGGCCACGGCCACCGGCGCCGGTGTGATCGCGCTGATGTCCTACGCCTGCACGTTCCTCGTCACCAGCATGGGAATGAGCACCCTTTGGGCCAGCGCGACGCTCGCGCTCTGGTCCGGCGCGAGCGCAGTCTCGGCAGTGCTCAGCCGTCGGCTGGCCGCGCGGCTGACGGGGACGGCGCAGCTGGCGATCGGCCTTGCGGTCACGGGTGTCGGCCTGCTGCTGCTCACCGGACTCGAAACCGGTTCGACCGCCGGGCAGTTGGTGCCCGGCCTGCTCCTCGCAGGCGTCGCCACCGGCGTGCTCAACTCCGGGCTCGGACGGCAGGCGACCGCCACCGTCCCGCCCGACCGCGCCGCCGTGGGGGTCGGGATGAACAACACCACCCGTTACGTCGGTGCTTCCATCGGGGTCACCGTCGTCGCTGTTCTCGCTTCTTCCCCAGGCGACGACATCGCCGGCCGGCTTTCCGGCTGGAACCACGTCGCCGTGCTCACCGGCATCCTCTCCCTCGCCGGGGCCGCGATCGTGCTGACGCTGTCTCGACTCGCACCCGGGCGCAACCGGGGATGA
- a CDS encoding DUF397 domain-containing protein: MTRINPHELIWRRSSRSGNNLNCVEIARVPEAVAVRDSKDPEGPALVFTSTAFTAFLRRL; the protein is encoded by the coding sequence ATGACTCGCATCAACCCACACGAGCTGATCTGGCGCCGGAGCAGCCGGAGCGGCAACAACCTCAACTGCGTCGAAATCGCCAGAGTGCCCGAGGCGGTTGCCGTCCGCGACTCCAAGGACCCCGAAGGCCCCGCCCTCGTCTTCACCTCGACCGCCTTCACCGCCTTCCTGCGTCGGCTCTGA
- a CDS encoding acyl-CoA dehydrogenase family protein, with the protein MAKVNPNPDFFGFAELLSDSERAELAEIREYLEREIKPIANEAWAKAEFPAEAIEKFAKLGIAGVQYPEYGDGNPRGALFTGFLSVELNRIDPSLAVFSGVHSGLAMGSIHGGGDQEQRDRWMPDMVAMNKIGAFALTEPEGGSDVAGGMRTTARREGDEWVLNGAKRWIGNGTFADLVVVWARDEADGNVKGFVVEKGTPGFTATKIEGKIALRTVQNADIVLDGVRVPEANRLQNINTFRDTARVLAKTRGGVAWQALGVAIRAYELAREYAVERVQFGKPIASFQMIQDLLVKMLGNVTAMFGVVVRLAQLTEQGTAGADQAALAKAFTTTRMREVVSWARELFGGNGIVLDYEIAKFFSDAEAVYSFEGSREMNTLIVGKSITGISAFA; encoded by the coding sequence ATGGCCAAGGTGAACCCCAACCCCGACTTCTTCGGCTTCGCCGAGCTGCTCTCGGACTCCGAGCGCGCCGAGCTGGCCGAGATCCGCGAGTACCTGGAGCGCGAGATCAAGCCGATCGCCAACGAGGCGTGGGCGAAGGCCGAGTTTCCCGCCGAGGCGATCGAGAAGTTCGCCAAGCTCGGCATCGCGGGCGTCCAGTATCCCGAGTACGGCGACGGAAATCCGCGCGGCGCCCTGTTCACCGGGTTCCTCAGCGTCGAGCTGAACCGGATCGACCCCTCCCTCGCGGTGTTCTCAGGTGTCCACAGCGGACTGGCGATGGGCAGCATCCACGGCGGTGGCGACCAGGAGCAGCGGGACCGCTGGATGCCGGACATGGTCGCGATGAACAAGATCGGCGCGTTCGCCCTCACCGAACCCGAAGGCGGCTCCGACGTCGCGGGCGGCATGCGCACCACTGCACGGCGGGAGGGCGACGAGTGGGTGCTCAACGGCGCCAAGCGCTGGATCGGCAACGGCACCTTCGCCGACCTGGTCGTGGTGTGGGCGCGTGACGAGGCGGACGGCAACGTCAAGGGCTTCGTGGTCGAGAAGGGCACGCCCGGCTTCACCGCCACCAAGATCGAAGGCAAGATCGCGCTGCGGACCGTGCAGAACGCCGACATCGTCCTCGACGGTGTGCGTGTCCCGGAGGCCAACCGGCTGCAGAACATCAACACTTTCCGCGACACCGCGCGGGTGCTGGCCAAGACCCGGGGTGGCGTGGCCTGGCAGGCCCTCGGCGTGGCGATCCGCGCCTACGAGCTGGCGCGCGAGTACGCGGTCGAGCGGGTGCAGTTCGGCAAGCCCATCGCGTCGTTCCAGATGATCCAGGACCTGCTGGTGAAGATGCTCGGCAACGTCACGGCCATGTTCGGCGTGGTGGTCCGCCTCGCGCAGCTCACCGAGCAGGGCACCGCGGGCGCCGACCAGGCCGCGCTGGCCAAGGCGTTCACCACGACCCGCATGCGCGAGGTGGTGTCCTGGGCGCGGGAGCTGTTCGGCGGCAACGGGATCGTGCTCGACTACGAGATCGCGAAGTTCTTCTCCGACGCCGAGGCGGTGTACTCCTTCGAGGGCTCGCGGGAGATGAACACCCTCATCGTCGGCAAGTCCATCACCGGCATCAGCGCCTTCGCCTGA
- a CDS encoding histidine phosphatase family protein, whose amino-acid sequence MASRTLYLARHGDAPSGDSLSEVGRAQAALLGERLHNVPLDAVHHSPWPRAVETAKLVAEKLPGIAVTVSDSLGDHLPPVPDRAELPAAYREFINAQPTAELERGASLAESAISLFTGETESDIHELLVTHAFVIGWFVRHALDAPDWRWMGLNAANCSLTIIRCQPGRPLSLLCFNDLSHLPEALRWTGFPAELRP is encoded by the coding sequence ATGGCGTCTCGCACGCTCTACCTCGCACGACATGGCGACGCCCCGTCCGGCGACTCGCTGAGCGAAGTCGGCCGCGCGCAGGCGGCGCTGCTCGGCGAGCGGCTGCACAACGTCCCTCTCGACGCGGTCCACCACAGCCCTTGGCCTCGTGCGGTCGAGACCGCGAAGCTGGTCGCGGAGAAGTTGCCGGGCATTGCGGTCACGGTGTCGGACTCGCTCGGCGACCACCTGCCCCCGGTCCCGGACCGTGCCGAGCTTCCGGCCGCATATCGGGAGTTCATCAACGCCCAACCGACGGCCGAACTGGAGCGGGGCGCATCGCTCGCCGAATCCGCGATCAGCCTCTTCACCGGTGAGACCGAGTCCGACATCCACGAGCTGCTGGTCACGCACGCCTTCGTCATCGGCTGGTTCGTCCGGCACGCCCTCGACGCGCCGGACTGGCGTTGGATGGGCCTGAACGCGGCGAACTGCTCGCTCACCATCATCCGCTGCCAGCCCGGCCGGCCCCTTTCCCTGTTGTGCTTCAACGACCTGAGCCACCTTCCGGAGGCCCTGCGGTGGACCGGGTTCCCCGCGGAGCTGCGCCCGTGA
- a CDS encoding SHOCT domain-containing protein encodes MATQIITQLLGHPGGWGPPHGGPGWIIGLFFLLLLAGLITAVVWLAVRGSRQRDRSGAQRAKDVLADRYARGEISTEEYRERLDQLG; translated from the coding sequence ATGGCGACCCAGATCATCACGCAACTGCTCGGACACCCCGGAGGCTGGGGACCGCCGCACGGCGGCCCTGGCTGGATCATCGGCCTGTTCTTCCTGCTGCTGCTCGCGGGCCTGATCACCGCTGTGGTCTGGCTGGCCGTCCGCGGCTCGCGGCAGCGCGACCGCTCCGGTGCCCAGCGCGCCAAGGACGTTCTCGCCGACCGCTATGCCAGAGGTGAGATCAGCACCGAGGAGTACCGGGAACGGCTCGACCAACTGGGCTGA
- the pip gene encoding prolyl aminopeptidase produces MYPEIEPYESGMIDVGDGHRVYWEVCGNPRGKPAVVVHGGPGSGCSVGMRRFFDPAAYRTVLFDQRMSGRSTPHASEPGADFTANTTEHLLADMEQLREYLGIDRWLVHGGSWGSVLGLLYAERHPHRVTEMVLCGLATGRRAETDLLTRGLGEVFPEAWARFRAGIPEADRDGDFADAYHRLLMHPDPAVRNKAARDWCEWEDAIVPTSPSPSPRFQDPAFALGFARIVTHFWRRGSWLEEGVVLAEAGRLAGIPGVLVQGNLDLGNLIGTPWQLAAAWPGSELVLVDAGHHATGALGAAIVGATDRFRG; encoded by the coding sequence GTGTATCCAGAGATCGAGCCTTACGAGTCCGGGATGATCGATGTGGGCGACGGGCATCGGGTGTACTGGGAGGTCTGCGGCAACCCGCGGGGCAAGCCGGCGGTGGTGGTGCACGGTGGGCCGGGTTCGGGTTGCTCGGTCGGCATGCGCCGGTTCTTCGACCCCGCCGCCTACCGAACCGTGCTGTTCGACCAGCGGATGTCCGGCCGCAGCACGCCGCATGCGAGTGAGCCCGGCGCTGATTTCACCGCCAACACCACGGAGCACCTGCTCGCCGACATGGAGCAGCTGCGTGAGTACCTGGGTATCGACCGCTGGCTGGTGCATGGCGGCTCCTGGGGCTCGGTACTGGGCCTGCTCTACGCCGAGCGGCATCCGCACCGGGTCACGGAGATGGTGCTGTGCGGACTGGCCACCGGTCGACGGGCGGAAACCGACCTGCTCACCCGTGGGCTGGGCGAGGTCTTCCCGGAGGCATGGGCGCGGTTCCGGGCCGGAATACCTGAGGCCGACCGGGACGGGGACTTCGCCGATGCCTATCACCGCCTGCTGATGCACCCCGATCCGGCTGTGCGCAACAAGGCAGCCCGCGACTGGTGCGAGTGGGAGGACGCCATCGTGCCGACCTCGCCGAGCCCGAGTCCACGGTTCCAGGACCCGGCCTTCGCCCTCGGTTTCGCCCGGATCGTCACGCACTTCTGGCGGCGCGGCTCCTGGCTGGAGGAGGGGGTCGTGCTGGCGGAGGCGGGGCGGCTGGCCGGCATTCCCGGGGTGCTCGTCCAGGGCAACCTCGACTTGGGCAACCTGATCGGCACCCCGTGGCAGCTGGCCGCTGCTTGGCCTGGAAGTGAGTTGGTGCTAGTGGATGCCGGGCACCACGCCACAGGGGCGCTGGGCGCGGCGATTGTTGGGGCCACCGACCGGTTCCGCGGTTAG
- a CDS encoding winged helix-turn-helix transcriptional regulator — translation MALGTGYDQQGCHLARALEVVGERWTLLILRDCFYGVRRFTDLREHLDISRAVLTDRLDTLVEAGVLTREDSGGHPEYLLTEAGRALWPAIFSLSKWGERYTHGPHPARIFSHAACDTDVDDFGLCHACGRTPAPDDLVVRPGPGSNAMRRSDRVARVLEKPHRMLTPIGTAADSTAE, via the coding sequence GTGGCACTGGGAACCGGATATGACCAGCAGGGCTGCCACCTCGCCCGCGCGCTCGAAGTGGTTGGCGAGCGCTGGACCCTGCTGATCCTGCGCGACTGCTTCTACGGGGTGCGCCGCTTCACAGACCTGCGCGAGCACCTCGACATCTCCCGAGCCGTGCTCACCGACCGGCTCGACACCCTGGTCGAGGCCGGCGTGCTGACCCGGGAGGACTCGGGCGGCCATCCGGAGTACCTGCTCACCGAGGCCGGCCGGGCGCTGTGGCCCGCGATCTTCTCCCTGTCCAAGTGGGGCGAGCGGTACACGCACGGCCCACACCCGGCCCGGATCTTCAGCCACGCGGCATGCGACACCGACGTCGACGACTTCGGGCTGTGCCACGCGTGCGGCCGGACCCCGGCCCCCGATGACCTCGTCGTCCGCCCCGGCCCCGGCAGCAACGCGATGCGTCGCAGCGACCGCGTCGCCCGCGTCCTCGAGAAACCCCACCGGATGCTGACCCCGATCGGCACTGCGGCCGATTCCACCGCTGAGTGA
- a CDS encoding erythromycin esterase family protein: MTDNSSPLEHSSPLDRAAVARWVSERAHPIATGAPGGDPLSDLESLRDIVGDAQVVGIGEATRFAHELFAVKFRLLRFLVERMGFRALMIEEDWTKAQQLDHHIRTGEGDVRALLDDVWGVWRTEEFVSALAWLRAYNRDHPGDPVRLVGIDYARVRADAYDVVLDHVRRHSPDPAEAERHYAELRPKGAVADHIDWFQAHHDKAGLLTRARRVHQIVSALPAHEGQADAEWNARIVAGFFAYHAGEHDSTLMADGIIRWHEVTGARIVYWGGTGHSAVHRPHGDTRTAVTDGTYLGDHFGTEYVSVGLTFDHGSLLWEVVPSSPLLAESVFAEVDQDAFVLDLRGPAPNEVRRWRDLPSRTRVIGPRYDAATDADHSLSGCAFGTWFDAVVHIREVTAVRFLEPARAA; this comes from the coding sequence GTGACCGACAACTCCAGCCCACTCGAGCACTCCAGCCCACTCGACCGCGCCGCGGTCGCGCGCTGGGTCAGCGAGCGCGCCCATCCCATCGCCACCGGCGCTCCGGGCGGCGACCCGCTCAGCGACCTGGAGTCGCTGCGCGACATCGTCGGCGATGCCCAGGTCGTCGGCATCGGCGAGGCGACGCGGTTCGCCCACGAGCTGTTCGCGGTCAAGTTCCGCCTGCTGCGTTTCCTGGTCGAGCGAATGGGTTTCCGCGCGCTGATGATCGAGGAGGACTGGACGAAGGCCCAGCAGCTCGACCACCACATCCGCACCGGCGAAGGCGATGTTCGAGCCCTGCTCGACGACGTTTGGGGCGTGTGGCGCACCGAGGAGTTCGTATCCGCGCTGGCGTGGCTGCGTGCCTACAACCGCGACCACCCCGGCGATCCCGTCCGCCTCGTCGGCATCGACTACGCGCGTGTCCGCGCCGACGCCTACGACGTGGTGCTCGACCACGTGCGCCGGCACAGTCCGGACCCCGCCGAAGCGGAGCGGCACTACGCCGAGCTGCGTCCGAAAGGCGCTGTCGCCGACCACATCGACTGGTTCCAGGCCCATCACGACAAGGCGGGGTTGCTGACGCGGGCGCGCCGGGTCCACCAGATCGTCAGCGCGCTGCCCGCGCACGAAGGGCAGGCCGATGCGGAGTGGAACGCACGCATCGTCGCCGGATTCTTCGCCTACCACGCCGGAGAGCACGACAGCACGCTGATGGCCGACGGCATCATCCGCTGGCACGAGGTGACCGGTGCGCGCATCGTCTACTGGGGAGGGACGGGGCACTCCGCGGTGCACCGCCCGCACGGGGACACGCGCACCGCGGTGACGGACGGCACCTACCTCGGCGACCACTTCGGCACGGAGTACGTCTCGGTCGGGCTGACCTTCGACCACGGCAGCCTGCTGTGGGAGGTCGTGCCGTCTTCGCCGCTGCTGGCCGAGTCGGTCTTCGCCGAGGTGGACCAGGACGCCTTCGTGCTCGACCTGCGCGGCCCCGCGCCGAATGAGGTCCGGCGCTGGCGCGACCTCCCGAGCCGCACGCGCGTCATCGGCCCGCGCTACGACGCCGCCACCGACGCCGACCACAGCCTGTCCGGCTGTGCGTTCGGCACCTGGTTCGACGCCGTGGTCCACATCCGGGAGGTCACGGCGGTGCGGTTCCTCGAACCCGCGCGTGCGGCATAG
- a CDS encoding helix-turn-helix domain-containing protein translates to MTQSDPTVRSQELGDELRTLREANALSLVDAARRIDASGSKLSRIETGISAPSAEDVSGLLVLYGVNGEKRRELLALARESERRGWWQRNHPGFAERQRTLVSLEAKADSIVNFEPIVVPGLLQTGEYTRAIMRDSGVVPEPQIEARMVTRLHRHAVLRREHPPKLLAVMDELVLKRPIGGPEVLRRQIEYLLEACTMPNVTIRIVPNDGRAHAGVDGAFTVLRRSGMSAVIFAETLTSCLFLEDKAEIETYEYVLRTLSERALDQRGSIALMADLARRLDSEESGT, encoded by the coding sequence ATGACGCAGTCCGACCCAACGGTCCGCAGCCAGGAACTCGGCGACGAACTCCGAACCCTGCGCGAGGCCAACGCCCTCAGCCTCGTCGACGCCGCCCGGCGCATCGACGCCTCCGGCAGCAAGCTCAGCCGCATCGAAACCGGCATCAGCGCCCCGTCCGCCGAAGACGTCTCCGGCCTGCTGGTGCTCTACGGCGTGAACGGCGAGAAGCGCCGGGAACTCCTCGCCCTGGCCAGGGAGTCCGAACGCCGAGGCTGGTGGCAGCGCAACCACCCGGGCTTCGCCGAACGGCAACGAACACTCGTGTCGCTGGAGGCGAAAGCCGACAGCATCGTCAACTTCGAGCCGATCGTGGTGCCGGGGCTGCTCCAGACAGGTGAGTACACCCGGGCGATCATGCGCGATTCGGGTGTGGTGCCGGAGCCTCAGATCGAAGCACGGATGGTCACGCGCCTGCACCGGCACGCCGTGCTCAGGCGCGAGCACCCTCCCAAGCTGTTGGCCGTGATGGACGAACTCGTGCTGAAACGGCCCATCGGCGGACCCGAGGTGCTGCGCCGCCAGATCGAATACCTGCTGGAGGCGTGCACGATGCCCAACGTGACCATCCGGATCGTGCCCAACGACGGGCGGGCTCACGCCGGGGTCGACGGCGCCTTCACAGTGCTGCGGCGCTCCGGCATGTCGGCGGTGATCTTCGCCGAGACGCTGACCTCGTGCCTGTTCCTGGAGGACAAGGCCGAGATAGAAACCTACGAGTACGTACTTCGAACTCTTTCAGAGCGTGCCCTCGACCAGCGCGGGTCGATAGCATTGATGGCAGACCTGGCTCGACGGCTGGACTCGGAGGAGAGCGGCACATGA